The DNA region GGTGCTCGGGTAACGTCTGCCGTTTGAGCCGGGTGGACGTTTATTCCACCAGCTCCCCAATCAACAGAATGCTCCCGGCATACCAGTTGATCCCGTCAAACCGTTTGGGATCGTTCATCTTTTCCTTGCGCTGGGACAGAATCTTGGCCTTGTCCGGCTGATCCGGAAGCACTTCCAATTTGGCGGAGTGAACCGCTTCCGGCAGGTTGGAACCGATCATGAATTTTTGCAGGCGGTGATACGTGCAATAGGAGTCGAAGCGCAAGACGGTGGAGGCTTTCTGCTCATCCAGGGTCACCCGCAATTGCCCGCAGTCCGGTCCCACCAAGTCATAAATTCCCGCCGCGATGCCTTTGAATTTGAATGACAGGGTTTCGCCGGCTTTGCCGGCCAGCCACAGCTCCGGCAACTGTTTCTGATAGCTCTGGGCCAATTTATGGGTTGCCGGATCGAGCTTCTGCCAGCCCGTACTCAGCTTGGTACGGGTCAATGGCACAATCTTGGCTGCCGCCCAATGGTCACTTACGAACGGTGCTTTCAACCCATGCGGTCCAGGCTGGCCAGTCACCCGGATTTTTTCCATCCCCCGCACCACGGCTTCCAGATACAACTGATGGCCGGTATCGGTGTACGGATGCACCGAATCCGGTGAAAACAGAATCTTGTCGCCCAGCGCCTGCTTGTCCTGGTCGGTCTTGGGCTTGCTCCCAGTAAAGATAACCTTGCCCGATTTGACCAGGCGCGCGACTTCCAGGCCCATGTGGATCGAGGGGATGGCGTAGTGATCGGCCAGCTTCTCCATCGCACTGGCGGAGCGGGGATACTTGCCGGTTTGCAGCGTTTCGAGCATGTTCCCCGCAATCGTATAAACGTAGCAGATGTCGATGTCCGGATTTTGCGTCCAAATCTGGCGAACGATGCCTTCCATGCACCGGTAAATCTGCGCGGGATCGGCTCCGCCATCATTCACGGCAAATTCCACAAAGACCAGGTCCGGATTTTTGGCGAGCACATCCTGCTGGCAACGGAAGACGCCGAGGTCGGACCCGGTGCCGCCGATGGCGGCATGGATTTCGCTGAGTTTCGCCTGGGGAAACTGGCTTTGGAACCACTTGAGTGTTTTTACACGGTAGCCGTCCTGGGCGGTGATGCTGCCGCCAAAGTAGGCGACGCGCACCTCCTTGCCCTGCTTTAGCTTGGCAAAGAAATTCGGCAACCCGCCGCGCGCATGAAACTCCACCGCCTCCACGCTGGGCGTCGCCAGTTCCGGCGGCAATTTGGATGATTCCAGGCCAAAGGCTGAGGCCGCCCCAAGAACAACCGACAGCCACCAGCATCCGATATTTGTTCGCGTGTTATTCATGGCCCTGATGATTGCGCCAAACTGCCGCCGGTGGCCAGCACAAAGCACCACGGTTTGGCGGAGATCGGTGAAATAAAAAACGGGCGTCGAAGGATCTTTGATCCATACGACGCCCGTCTGGAATTCGTTGGCGTGATTTACTGCAAGGCTTCGTACACCTTACCCACGAGCTTCTCGGAGGGGGTTAGTGTTTTGCTGCCGGGTTTCCAGCGCGCCGGGCAGGCTTCAGCCGGATGTTTGGCCAGATACGCGTTGGCTTCCATCTTCCGCAACAGTTCATCCGCATTGCGGCCCACGTTGTAAAAGTTGATTTCCGCGGAAACCAGCTTGCCTGCTGGATTGATGATAAACGTGCCGCGCAACGCCAGGCCGGTTTGTTCATCATAAACACCCAGCAGCCGGGAAAGCGTGCCGGTGGGGTCTGCCGCCATCGGGAATTTCACTTTCTCCAGCAGCTTTTCCGAATTGCGCCAGGCGAGATGCGCATACTTGGTATCCGTGCTCACCGACGCCACTTCCGCGCCCAATTTCTTGAGGGCATCGTATTTCTCGGCCAGATCGGCCAATTCCGTGGGGCACACGAACGTGAAGTCCGCTGGATAAAACACCAGGATGGTCCATTTCCCAGCCTTCTTCTGCTTGGCCAGTGATAAGGTCCCAAATTCCCCTTCGGCGGGATTATACGTTTCCAGTTCAAACGCGGGCAGTTCCGCGCCCACGTGCAACACCTGTTCGCTCTCGCAACAACAATCACCACAATTTCCACTCATGATATTTCCTTTTAATTTTTGGTTCCCGGCAATCGCTGTCGCGTCTGTACGGCACCGTTGCAACGGAAACCTCTTGTTCAGGCAGCCTTACCAAAACGGCTGCACATCATTGACGCGCTAATAAAGCCCAACTAACGCCAATGTCAAATAAGGATGCGCCCGGCGCAAGTCCTACCCCAGTTCCTTAATGGTCCATGTCGTCATCGTTTTGATGATGGCATAGGCCGCCCCGGCAATAATCGCCAAGAACACGAGGATGAGCATCACATCCACGACCCGGTCTTTGAATTTATTTTTCATCGCACCCAAACTGGCCAACAGTGCCTGACCGTAACGTAACCTAACGAAACAACAGCGGCGCAAACTCAGCCAGATTTCGCCGCCAGACCATCCACGTATGCGCCCCCGGCGTCTCGATCTCAGTCATTTTGACGCCTTTCACATTCAGCCACTCACGAAACCGGCGGTTCCCCGCCATTAACCCATCCTCCGTGCCGCACGCGATCCACAGCAGTTTGATCTGGTCGTTCAATTTTGCGTCCACGTTGGGATAGGTCTTCTCGTAATCTCCCGATGACCCGCCCGCGCTGAACGCTCCAATCCAGGCAAACCGGTCGGGGGCATTCAGCCCGATATACAACGACTCCGCCCCACCCATGGATAACCCCGCGATGGCGCGCGACTTCCGATCCGCTTGCACCCGATACTGTTTCTCCACTTGCGGGATCACTTCGCTGAACAGCGCGTCCCGGAATCGGTTATAGTTACGGTCGCGCAATTCCGGATCGCGCAACGATCCCCGGTTGCGCGCCACAATTTCGGGCGCGCCATATCCCAAGGTCATCACCACCAGCATCGGCTTGGCCTTGCCTTGGGCAATCAGGTTATCGAGGATGATGTTGGCCCGTCCCACCGCAGTCCATCCGCTCGCGTCGTCGCTATAGCCGTGGAATAAATAAAACACCGGGTATCGCTTCCGGGACGTTGGGTCATACCCGGGCGGCGTATAGACGTAATAATCGCGGTGGTCGCCGATGATGGCGGACTTGTAGAAATGATGCTGCACCACACCATGCGGAACGTCGCTGACCTCCCACGGCAACGTGGCTGGCCCGGGCACATGCAACAAGCTGTTCATCCCCAGCAGATTTGGTTTGAACAACGAATTGCCGGGATCAAGCAGACCGACCCCGTCCGCCTGAAAGGTATATCCGTACAAATCCGGATCGAGCGGTTCCGTCGTGACGCTCCAAATGCCGGAGTCGTCCTTTTGCATCGGAATGGCTTTCGCTCCCTCCCGCGATAGCATGACCGCCTTGGCGTTTGGATCGCGAAACCGGAAGGTGACCGAACGGTCGGGATTCACTTCCGGCGAGACGATTGACGGGCGCGGGGCGGTGCGCGGCGGGGTGGCGGTGGGCGGGGTGGTGGGCGGGGTGGGCTGGGCCCAAGATAGCGCGGCCAGCGAGAGCCATCCCATGCCGGACAGGAATTTGATTTTTGTCATACCCCATTCCTTCACCGGATGCGGTGCGGTTAGGGGACATTGCTTATGGCCAAGGTTCATGCGGTAATCCTAATTCCACCCCGCTTGCTGTCGAGTACATTATTGCTTCACCAAACGGAACGCCCGGCCATGGACCGCTTTCCATTTATGCCGGCTGGCCACCTCCAGGGCTGCTTAAAGCTCGGTTTGGTTCAAGAAAGTGAAGCGATTCATCCGATTCCCTCAGCCGGATAATGAAAATCCTCTCCCCGAGGGAGAGGAAACAGGTGAGGGGGTACGGAACCACAGACCCTGCCCACCTCGTAGTATTCGTAACGCACCAACGCGCTTGATGAAGCCCTGGGCCATCCCATTTTTATCGTTTTTCCCGTTTATTTCCTCCACGCGCGCGCTTAGACTGTCCACCGTAAAACAAAATCAAGCCTATGCGATATCTAGTGTGTGTGATGGCGGCACTTAGCCTGCCGGGAACGTTGTTGGCCGCAGATCAACTCAGCTACGTGGACCTCGTCAAACGCCTGACCGACCTGGAACAACTCGCCGTCCCGCCCTTGCCGGGCGAACTATGCGGCCAATGGTCCAGCTACGATCGCAGGAGCCGCTATGATGAGGCGACCGGCAAATATGTGGGCTGGGACGCCAACGGCGATGGCGGCGGTCTCATCCGCAAAGAGGGCGATCAAGTGGTGTTCGCCGAGATGGAAGGCCCCGGCTGTCTCTGGCGCATCTGGTCCGCCACACCCAAACAGGGGCGGGTGAAAATCTATCTGGATGGCGCTGCCGAACCGGCGGTGGATTTGCCGTTCGAGGATTATTTTAACGGCAAGGCGGCGCCGTTCACCCGTTCCGCGCTGGTGCATACGGTTGCCATGGGTTGGAACAATTACACGCCCATTCCTTACCAGAAATCGTGCAAGATCGTCGGGGAACCCAATTGGGGGAATTACTATCAGTTCGGCTTCAGCACCTTTCCCAAAGGCACCCGGGTGCCGACCTTCCAGCGCCAGCTATCCGCCGAGGAGAATGCCGCGCTGGATCAGGCCAACCAAATCCTCAAAGCCGGCGCCGCCAATCCCGCCGTGCATCGTCGTGACGACCTGGTGATTCAGCGGGAAGTCACCGTGGCTCCGGGCCAGACCGTTGTGGTGGCAGACATTGCCGGGGCGCGAGCCATCACCGGGTTGCGGGCGCGCCTGGACGTACCCCCCGAGGCCGAGGCGCGCACGGTGTTGCGCGAACTGGCGCTCAGCATCAAATGGGATGGCGCAACCGAGCCGTCCGTCTGGTCGCCGTTCAATGATTTCTTTGGCACCGCTGCCGGAGCGCACCCGTATCAATCATTGCCGCTCGGGCTGAACAACACCGGCTGGTGGTACAGCTACTGGTTCATGCCCTTTGGCAAGGGGGCGCTGGTGGAACTAAGCAACGCGGGCAAAGAGCCGCGCACCGTGACGTTTGAAGTGACTCACACTCCGCTCGCCAAACCTGCCGACCAATATCTGCGTTTCCACGCCAAGTGGCATCGCGACGCCTTCCTGCCCGCCGAGCCCGAGCGCAAAATTGATTGGACCATGCTCAAAACCGAAGGTGCCGGACGCTTCGTGGGCGTCATGTTGCATGTGTGGAATCCCAAGGGCAAATGGTGGGGCGAAGGCGACGAAAAGTTTTTCGTGGATGGCGAAAAGTTTCCATCCACCTTTGGCACCGGTTCGGAGGATTATTTCGGCTACGCCTGGTGCTGTCCCACGTTGTTTCAGAATTGCTACCATAACCAGACCATCTCCATGAACAATAAGGGGCATATCTCGGTGAACCGCTGGCACATCGCGGATAACGTGCCGTTCCAGAAATCGTTCGAGGGTGATATTGAGAAATATTTTCCCAACGCGCGTCCCACCCTGTACGCCTGCATCAGCTACTGGTACCTCGCCGCCGGGGGTAAAGACCCGTATCCGGTGTTGCCCATCAGTGAGCGAGTTGGATATTGGGAAGAGGTCACCGTGAATGTCGTGAAGGGCGCGCTGGAAGGCGAGTCGCTGAAAATCCTGTCAAAAACCGCCGGAAATGCGCGCGAGCAAGCGTTGGATACCTTCCCGGGCGAATGGAGCAACGGCTCACAACTCTGGTGGACCGGCGCGAAACCGGGCGACAAACTCACCCTGGCAGTGCCAGTCAAGCAAGCCGGAACCTATAAGCTCTCCGTGCAACTGACCAAAGCCAAGGATTATGGCATCGTGCAATTATCACTCGACGGAAAAAAATTGGGCGAACCCATTGACCTCTACGACCCGGAAGTGATGCCGTCCGGCGTGCTGAATTTGGGCAGCCATTCTCTGGATGCCCGGGACCACGAATTGTCCGTGGAAATCATCGGTGCCAACCCGGCGGCACTCAAGGGATACATGTTCGGCTTGGATTACGTGAAGCTCGAACCATGATTGCATCTGGGCGATTTGGAATCCGACCATAACCGCGCCTGTTTTCATGAAACAGGCTCTGAAGTTACCCCTTTTCTGAATGCCTGCTTTGTTCATTGCGTCCAACCCCTGGAAATCATGAACAAATTAATTGTGCTTCTGGCAATGGGGTTGTGGACCACTGCGAACGCTGCGGATGTCGTCGTGCTGGAAAATCGCGTGCTGCGGCTGGAATTGGGTAAGTCACCCGCGCCGTATTTGGACCGGCTCGTTCATAAGGCCAGCGGTCAAGCCGTGGTGGCCGGGCCAGCGCATAAAAATCTCTTCTCGCTCACGTTGGTGAAGGAGGATGGCAGTCCGGTGACCCTTGAAAGCACACAGGCGGGCGAATCGAACATACGCGCTGAGGGCGGCAAGGTCACCATGACTTACGGAAAGTTCCCGGGCTGCGAACTGGCGGTGGCGGTGACCGTGTTGTGCGATGAGAATAATCCGCTGACTCGCTGGTCCATCCACATTGGAAACAAGACCGGCCGCGTAATCAAGGCCCTGAAGTTTCCGCAGTTCCTGGCGGTGCCGGCCATTGGTGATGCGAACGACGATTTTCTGGTGCTGCCGGCGTTGGCTGGCACGCTCATCGAGAACCCGGCCGCCAACTGGCGCAATGGGCAGAGCGTGGCGCTCAAGTATCCGGGGAATTTGTCGGCTCAGTTTCTCGCGTTTCAGGACCCGTCGGCTGGCGTCTATCTGGCCGGGATGGATCCGGCGGGGAATCCGATGTCTTTGGCGGTGTTGAAGCAGGCCGATGGATTCCGTTGCTGGCACGAATTCACAACTGTGGGTGCGGCGGCCGATTGGCAGAGTCCGTATCCGGTGGCACTGGGGGTAACTCAGGGCACCTGGTGCGACACGGCCGATCAATACAAGCAATGGGCCATTCGCCAGCCGTGGTGCGCCCGGAAACTGGTCGAGCGGGCGGATATTCCCGCGTGGTGGAAAGCCGGTCCGGACGTGGGCGTCTTCGAAGTTCGCACCTACGATAAGACGCGGACCTGTACGGGTTCCTTCTACCCGCAACTTCATGACACCCTCCGCGCGTGGCGCACTAAGATTGACGGTCCGGTCGTGGCGATGCTCGCCGGTTGGGAGAATCACCGGCGCTGGACCGCCGGCGAGTATTTCCCGGTCTTCGACGCAGACCACGCCAAGCCGGTGTTCGCCCGGCTCCAGCAAGATGGGATTCGGCCATTCTTTTATCTATCGGGACTGTACTACACGTATCGGAATGCGGGCCGTGATGGGGGTGAGATTTCCGCCGCGCAACAGTATGCCGACGCCTATGTCCTCGACGAGAAGTCACGTCAGCCCAAGGAATATGTGCTGAACGAGTCCAACCAGGCCGGGGATTGGAAACGTCACTCTTACCAATTTTGTGTCGGCGCCCCCCAGACGGAAAAGTTTTTCTGCAACATTATTGACCAGGCCCATGCGCTTGGCGTGGACGTCTTGCAGATGGACCAGACCGTTGGCGGCGGCGGCGATGAGTGTTATTCGACCGCGCATGGCCACGCGCCCGGTGCCGGGCTTTACCAGAGCCACGCATTTGGGGAACTGCTCGATGCCATGCGCCGGCACGGCAAGAAACTTGCGCCGTATTTCGTGCTGTTCCACGAAGAAGCGCACGAGCAGTTAATTCCGCACCTCGATGGTTTTCATGTGCGCGAGTATTACGAGAAGCGCTGGTATCGCGGCTATCCCGGCGCAGTCGGCATCCCGTTGTTCGACTATCTCTATCACGAGTATGCCATCGGTTACGGGGGCGACAGCGCCGGGTTGAGCAAGGATAACAATCGTTGGAACGTCCGTTGCCATGCGCTGAACCTGCTCACGGGACGCACGCCCGGCGGCTCCTTCTGGTCGTCGCCACTGACTCTGTTGGAGGCGCATCCGGACCAGCTTGCCCTGATCCGCAACCACAGCCGGATCTTGAAGACCCGCGCCAAAGACTTCCTGATGCTGGGCCGGATGTTGCATCCCTTCGAGCTGGTAACGCCCAGGTTGCCCATTCCTGTGCCGGTTCAACGCGACGGCAAGTATGTGCGGGAGGAAATGCCAACGCCATCCATCCTCACCAGTTCATGGCAATCACCGGATCACCGGATCGGTCATCTGTTCATTAACATTGCCGAAACCCGGCAACTGTTGCAGGTGCGCCTCGATACCCGCAACGCCCCGGCTGCGAAGTCCGCCAGTGCCGAGATCTACCGTTCGACGGCCGGAGACGCTTTCCAACCGTTATGGAAAAACCTGCCGCTGCCCAAGGAGTTCGCCACCGATCTGGAACCACTCGAAGTCGTGTTCATCGAGCTGCAAACGAACTGAACTTGCTTTGAATCTTATTAAGACCAGCCGAATTGCCCTGATGAAGCGTGAGTTGGCCGCCATGATTGTCCTGGCTACGCTGGGGCTCGGTGTTGCGCACAGTCAAACTGCCGGGAACCATGCGCCGATCCGCGTTGCGTGCCTGGACGTTTACGGCACGGCCGAACGCGGTACCGGCCCCAATAACATTCAGCGCTGTCTCTCGCCCTCACCGGACTTCACTTTCCGAACGATCACTGGCGAAGATATCCGCAGCAATATCCTTTCCCAAATTGACGTGCTGATCTGTCCGGGCGGCAGCGGGTCCAAACAGAGCAAGCTGCTCGATGAAAAAGGCCGCCTCGCCGTCCAGGACTTTGTCCGGAATGGCGGCGGCTACCTTGGTTTCTGCGCGGGCGCGTATCTGGCCTCCAGCCACTACACCTGGTCGCTCGCTTTGCTTAATGCCAGAGTGGTTGATACCGAGCATTGGGCGCGGGGCATGGGTGATGTCACCCTCAAAATGACCCCTGAGGGCCGCCGACTGCTTGGCAGCACCAATGAGAGTGTCACCTGTTATTACGGGCAAGGTCCGCTTTTGGCCCCCGGCAACCACACCAACCTCCCCCCATATATCCTGCTGGCAACCTACAACTCGGAGATCGCCAAGAAAAACGCTCCTTCCGGCGTGATGATTGGCACCACGGCGATTGCCATGGGCACCTACGGGAAGGGGCGCGTTTTATGTTTCAGCCCGCATCCTGAAAAGACCAAAGGCCTGGAGGATTTCGTCCGCCGCGCGGTCCGCTGGACGGCTGGGAGGGATTAATACCATTTCCAGTTTGTAACTGCATCATTCAAACCGCTCAGGCGTACGCCTTGTCATCGTAGCGCAGGTTTCCAAACCTGCTGTGTCGCCGACTTCCCAGTCGGCTTACCTCTAATTACACAACCACTCGCTGATTCGTAATCGTGCAACTGCATGATGAAAATGGTATAAGCCGGCTGGGACGGATTAAATCAGAAGACGGGTGCCCTATAGCCTTGATTCCGATGAATTGCAGGAGGGGTAGCGGAATCGCTCGCCTCACGAGATGCGATGCCGCCAATAGCCGGGTTCACGACTCAGATGCATGATGGCCACGATGAGAATAAAAGTATCCTCTACCGTGTAAAGAATGCAGTATGGAAAACGATGCAGCAAGTAACGGTGGATATCCTCGTCAACACACCGCCATCGGTCGGGCGAGTTGCAAATTTGTTCGATTGCGGC from Verrucomicrobiota bacterium includes:
- a CDS encoding glycoside hydrolase family 172 protein, coding for MRYLVCVMAALSLPGTLLAADQLSYVDLVKRLTDLEQLAVPPLPGELCGQWSSYDRRSRYDEATGKYVGWDANGDGGGLIRKEGDQVVFAEMEGPGCLWRIWSATPKQGRVKIYLDGAAEPAVDLPFEDYFNGKAAPFTRSALVHTVAMGWNNYTPIPYQKSCKIVGEPNWGNYYQFGFSTFPKGTRVPTFQRQLSAEENAALDQANQILKAGAANPAVHRRDDLVIQREVTVAPGQTVVVADIAGARAITGLRARLDVPPEAEARTVLRELALSIKWDGATEPSVWSPFNDFFGTAAGAHPYQSLPLGLNNTGWWYSYWFMPFGKGALVELSNAGKEPRTVTFEVTHTPLAKPADQYLRFHAKWHRDAFLPAEPERKIDWTMLKTEGAGRFVGVMLHVWNPKGKWWGEGDEKFFVDGEKFPSTFGTGSEDYFGYAWCCPTLFQNCYHNQTISMNNKGHISVNRWHIADNVPFQKSFEGDIEKYFPNARPTLYACISYWYLAAGGKDPYPVLPISERVGYWEEVTVNVVKGALEGESLKILSKTAGNAREQALDTFPGEWSNGSQLWWTGAKPGDKLTLAVPVKQAGTYKLSVQLTKAKDYGIVQLSLDGKKLGEPIDLYDPEVMPSGVLNLGSHSLDARDHELSVEIIGANPAALKGYMFGLDYVKLEP
- a CDS encoding DUF6259 domain-containing protein, whose amino-acid sequence is MNKLIVLLAMGLWTTANAADVVVLENRVLRLELGKSPAPYLDRLVHKASGQAVVAGPAHKNLFSLTLVKEDGSPVTLESTQAGESNIRAEGGKVTMTYGKFPGCELAVAVTVLCDENNPLTRWSIHIGNKTGRVIKALKFPQFLAVPAIGDANDDFLVLPALAGTLIENPAANWRNGQSVALKYPGNLSAQFLAFQDPSAGVYLAGMDPAGNPMSLAVLKQADGFRCWHEFTTVGAAADWQSPYPVALGVTQGTWCDTADQYKQWAIRQPWCARKLVERADIPAWWKAGPDVGVFEVRTYDKTRTCTGSFYPQLHDTLRAWRTKIDGPVVAMLAGWENHRRWTAGEYFPVFDADHAKPVFARLQQDGIRPFFYLSGLYYTYRNAGRDGGEISAAQQYADAYVLDEKSRQPKEYVLNESNQAGDWKRHSYQFCVGAPQTEKFFCNIIDQAHALGVDVLQMDQTVGGGGDECYSTAHGHAPGAGLYQSHAFGELLDAMRRHGKKLAPYFVLFHEEAHEQLIPHLDGFHVREYYEKRWYRGYPGAVGIPLFDYLYHEYAIGYGGDSAGLSKDNNRWNVRCHALNLLTGRTPGGSFWSSPLTLLEAHPDQLALIRNHSRILKTRAKDFLMLGRMLHPFELVTPRLPIPVPVQRDGKYVREEMPTPSILTSSWQSPDHRIGHLFINIAETRQLLQVRLDTRNAPAAKSASAEIYRSTAGDAFQPLWKNLPLPKEFATDLEPLEVVFIELQTN
- a CDS encoding redoxin domain-containing protein; this encodes MSGNCGDCCCESEQVLHVGAELPAFELETYNPAEGEFGTLSLAKQKKAGKWTILVFYPADFTFVCPTELADLAEKYDALKKLGAEVASVSTDTKYAHLAWRNSEKLLEKVKFPMAADPTGTLSRLLGVYDEQTGLALRGTFIINPAGKLVSAEINFYNVGRNADELLRKMEANAYLAKHPAEACPARWKPGSKTLTPSEKLVGKVYEALQ
- a CDS encoding type II toxin-antitoxin system RelE/ParE family toxin, whose protein sequence is MNFAYHPDALTEYVDAALYYDERVPGLGAKLTLEVDAAIEQICNSPDRWRCVDEDIHRYLLHRFPYCILYTVEDTFILIVAIMHLSREPGYWRHRIS
- a CDS encoding alpha/beta hydrolase-fold protein, whose translation is MTKIKFLSGMGWLSLAALSWAQPTPPTTPPTATPPRTAPRPSIVSPEVNPDRSVTFRFRDPNAKAVMLSREGAKAIPMQKDDSGIWSVTTEPLDPDLYGYTFQADGVGLLDPGNSLFKPNLLGMNSLLHVPGPATLPWEVSDVPHGVVQHHFYKSAIIGDHRDYYVYTPPGYDPTSRKRYPVFYLFHGYSDDASGWTAVGRANIILDNLIAQGKAKPMLVVMTLGYGAPEIVARNRGSLRDPELRDRNYNRFRDALFSEVIPQVEKQYRVQADRKSRAIAGLSMGGAESLYIGLNAPDRFAWIGAFSAGGSSGDYEKTYPNVDAKLNDQIKLLWIACGTEDGLMAGNRRFREWLNVKGVKMTEIETPGAHTWMVWRRNLAEFAPLLFR
- a CDS encoding BPL-N domain-containing protein produces the protein MKRELAAMIVLATLGLGVAHSQTAGNHAPIRVACLDVYGTAERGTGPNNIQRCLSPSPDFTFRTITGEDIRSNILSQIDVLICPGGSGSKQSKLLDEKGRLAVQDFVRNGGGYLGFCAGAYLASSHYTWSLALLNARVVDTEHWARGMGDVTLKMTPEGRRLLGSTNESVTCYYGQGPLLAPGNHTNLPPYILLATYNSEIAKKNAPSGVMIGTTAIAMGTYGKGRVLCFSPHPEKTKGLEDFVRRAVRWTAGRD
- a CDS encoding SGNH/GDSL hydrolase family protein produces the protein MNNTRTNIGCWWLSVVLGAASAFGLESSKLPPELATPSVEAVEFHARGGLPNFFAKLKQGKEVRVAYFGGSITAQDGYRVKTLKWFQSQFPQAKLSEIHAAIGGTGSDLGVFRCQQDVLAKNPDLVFVEFAVNDGGADPAQIYRCMEGIVRQIWTQNPDIDICYVYTIAGNMLETLQTGKYPRSASAMEKLADHYAIPSIHMGLEVARLVKSGKVIFTGSKPKTDQDKQALGDKILFSPDSVHPYTDTGHQLYLEAVVRGMEKIRVTGQPGPHGLKAPFVSDHWAAAKIVPLTRTKLSTGWQKLDPATHKLAQSYQKQLPELWLAGKAGETLSFKFKGIAAGIYDLVGPDCGQLRVTLDEQKASTVLRFDSYCTYHRLQKFMIGSNLPEAVHSAKLEVLPDQPDKAKILSQRKEKMNDPKRFDGINWYAGSILLIGELVE